A DNA window from Pseudobutyrivibrio xylanivorans contains the following coding sequences:
- a CDS encoding ATP-binding protein, which produces MLRRKATGQLKYWVEHKDKKCLVVQGARQTGKTYIIERFAEDNYEEVVEINFKEMPSAKTIFEGDLTVDNMVMALRFRFPEKKIIPGKTLIFLDEIQECEEAITALKFWAVDNRYDVIVSGSLLGIDYKRASSYPVGYVDYQRMYGLDFEEFLWGIGITEEMIDSLKACLDKKQPVPKAINDQMFSYYRQYIATGGMPEAVQKYLDTKDYREVDTIQRSLLQGYLYDIAHYATAEEKVKAEKCYLTLGKQLLDKENHKFQYKEIEKGARAQKYYNSIDWLLRADMVHLSRIVTDIRYDLDDYARNDFFRAYTTDLSLLVAMKDFSLKQHIVENTLEGNTKGGIYECAVADALHKKGYTLYFYKNETTKKELDVIIQKDGQVIPIEVKGGKANANSIKSVLKKYDDINFAYKFIDGNVGVSDNGLVTLPLYMAAFV; this is translated from the coding sequence ATGCTAAGAAGAAAAGCAACAGGCCAACTAAAATATTGGGTGGAACACAAGGATAAAAAATGTCTGGTTGTTCAAGGTGCCCGCCAGACTGGAAAAACATATATTATTGAGAGATTTGCAGAAGATAATTATGAGGAAGTAGTTGAAATAAATTTTAAGGAAATGCCTTCCGCAAAGACAATATTTGAGGGAGATTTAACCGTTGATAATATGGTTATGGCACTTCGCTTTCGTTTCCCAGAAAAAAAGATTATTCCTGGTAAAACACTAATATTTCTTGATGAGATTCAGGAATGCGAAGAAGCCATTACTGCATTAAAGTTTTGGGCAGTTGATAATAGATACGATGTTATAGTATCAGGTTCGCTTCTCGGAATTGATTATAAACGTGCATCATCATATCCAGTAGGCTATGTTGATTATCAGAGAATGTATGGTTTGGATTTCGAAGAATTCCTCTGGGGAATAGGGATTACTGAGGAGATGATTGATTCTCTAAAGGCATGCCTTGATAAGAAGCAGCCTGTTCCTAAAGCAATTAATGATCAGATGTTTAGCTATTATAGGCAATATATTGCTACTGGAGGAATGCCTGAAGCAGTTCAAAAGTATTTGGATACAAAGGATTATAGAGAAGTTGACACTATCCAAAGAAGTCTTCTTCAAGGCTATTTATATGATATTGCTCATTACGCAACTGCTGAAGAAAAAGTAAAAGCAGAAAAGTGTTATCTCACGTTAGGTAAGCAGCTGCTTGATAAAGAAAATCATAAGTTTCAATATAAAGAGATTGAAAAGGGCGCTAGGGCGCAGAAATACTATAATAGTATCGATTGGTTGCTTAGAGCAGATATGGTACATTTAAGCAGGATTGTAACAGATATAAGATATGATCTGGATGACTATGCCCGAAATGATTTCTTTAGAGCTTACACAACTGATTTATCGTTACTGGTTGCAATGAAGGATTTTTCGCTTAAGCAACACATAGTAGAAAATACACTTGAAGGTAATACCAAAGGTGGAATATATGAATGTGCTGTAGCAGATGCATTGCATAAAAAAGGATATACACTGTACTTTTACAAAAATGAAACCACAAAAAAGGAACTGGATGTGATTATTCAAAAAGATGGTCAGGTTATTCCTATAGAAGTTAAGGGCGGAAAAGCAAACGCAAATTCAATTAAATCAGTATTAAAAAAATATGATGATATTAATTTTGCGTATAAATTTATTGATGGCAACGTAGGGGTGAGTGACAACGGACTAGTGACTCTACCATTATACATGGCAGCATTTGTATAA
- a CDS encoding ABC transporter ATP-binding protein: MKAHSLKAENLVAGYGDDIILNSVNMKIPENKISVILGSNGSGKSTMLKTFCRLLAPKSGSILLDDKSINCIRSKDIAKSIGLLPQDSIAPAGISVAELVARGRFPYRKFMAPLTKEDYIAIEEAMEAMNICMLADKSVDELSGGQRQRVFIALALAQQTDILFLDEPTTYLDIAYQIEILDLLKDLNKKKKTTIVMVLHDINLSSKYADYIFAMKNGHLIKEGEPADIITPETIREIYGLESVVVTDPVSNSPMIIPISSHDEISGVS; this comes from the coding sequence GTGAAAGCCCATTCTCTTAAAGCTGAAAATTTGGTTGCCGGATATGGCGACGATATCATATTAAACTCTGTGAATATGAAAATTCCAGAAAATAAAATCAGTGTCATTCTCGGTTCAAATGGAAGTGGCAAGTCTACTATGCTTAAAACCTTCTGCAGACTTTTGGCTCCAAAATCCGGCTCGATTCTCCTAGACGACAAGTCTATCAATTGCATTAGAAGCAAGGACATTGCCAAGTCCATAGGATTACTTCCACAGGATTCTATAGCACCAGCTGGAATCTCTGTAGCTGAGCTTGTTGCCAGAGGACGCTTCCCTTACAGGAAATTTATGGCACCTCTTACAAAAGAAGATTACATCGCAATTGAGGAAGCTATGGAAGCAATGAATATATGTATGCTTGCAGACAAAAGTGTAGATGAATTATCAGGCGGGCAACGTCAACGTGTCTTTATTGCCCTAGCACTTGCCCAACAGACAGATATCCTGTTTTTAGACGAACCTACAACTTACCTAGACATTGCTTACCAAATAGAAATACTTGATCTTTTAAAGGATTTAAACAAAAAGAAAAAGACCACCATTGTGATGGTCTTGCATGATATAAATCTTTCCAGCAAATATGCTGATTATATTTTCGCCATGAAAAATGGTCATCTTATCAAAGAAGGCGAACCAGCTGATATTATTACCCCTGAAACTATCAGGGAAATCTATGGACTTGAAAGTGTTGTTGTGACAGACCCTGTCTCCAACAGTCCTATGATTATCCCTATAAGCTCTCACGATGAGATTTCTGGAGTTTCTTAA
- a CDS encoding FecCD family ABC transporter permease, with protein sequence MIKNEIIFHGIKKRQKHYHIAIFIMFVILAILVCLNVTIGEKNYTLAEVVSIILNGENNYIIMKLRLPRTIAGIFCGIAFAIAGNTFQTLLGNPLASPDIIGVSSGSTVAAVFCILFLNLNRGIVSIISVVAGLLAAFTIYKLSCKNGFSNSRLILTGIGAQAFFTALINWMVMRAAEYDVPTAMRWMAGNLNGITTDTLPLLVIVVILAFAIMIYCNQSIRSLELGERYATILGVNVSVVRTLLMFCSVVLIAFATSISGPIASIAFLSGPIATRICSNNQTNYTSSALIGAILVIAGDFIGQNLLPTRYPVGIVTGLLGAPYLVYLLIRQNKGGVI encoded by the coding sequence ATGATAAAAAACGAAATCATTTTTCACGGAATAAAAAAAAGACAGAAACACTACCATATTGCAATCTTTATAATGTTTGTTATCCTTGCAATACTTGTTTGTCTCAATGTTACAATTGGCGAGAAAAACTATACTCTTGCCGAAGTAGTAAGCATCATTTTAAATGGTGAAAACAACTATATCATAATGAAGCTTAGGTTACCTCGAACTATAGCAGGTATTTTTTGCGGAATTGCCTTTGCCATTGCAGGAAACACATTTCAGACCCTTCTTGGCAATCCACTGGCAAGCCCTGATATTATCGGAGTTTCCTCTGGATCAACAGTAGCTGCAGTTTTCTGTATTTTATTTTTGAATCTAAACAGAGGGATTGTCTCTATCATCTCCGTTGTTGCCGGATTACTTGCAGCGTTTACAATCTACAAGCTATCCTGTAAAAATGGATTTTCTAACAGCAGGCTTATTCTCACAGGTATTGGGGCCCAGGCATTCTTTACAGCCCTTATAAACTGGATGGTAATGCGAGCTGCAGAATATGATGTTCCAACAGCCATGAGATGGATGGCAGGCAATCTCAACGGAATCACAACAGATACACTACCTCTCCTTGTGATTGTGGTAATCCTTGCTTTTGCGATAATGATTTATTGTAATCAAAGTATCCGGTCTCTGGAATTAGGCGAACGATATGCCACAATCCTAGGAGTAAATGTTAGTGTAGTTAGAACACTCCTCATGTTTTGCTCTGTTGTGTTGATTGCATTTGCTACCTCAATCTCTGGTCCAATTGCTTCAATTGCTTTTTTATCTGGACCAATTGCGACCCGTATATGTTCAAACAACCAAACCAACTACACGTCCTCAGCATTAATTGGAGCAATTCTTGTAATAGCAGGAGACTTTATTGGACAAAATCTTCTTCCAACTAGATATCCAGTTGGAATTGTTACTGGACTTCTAGGAGCTCCATACCTTGTATATCTTCTAATCAGACAAAATAAAGGAGGCGTAATTTAG
- a CDS encoding 1-deoxy-D-xylulose-5-phosphate synthase — protein sequence MYEILKNIDSPADVKKLSADDLENLAGEMREALFNRLTKIGGHFGPNFGMVEATIALHYVFDSPKDKFVFDVSHQSYPHKLLTGRRNGYIDDARFTEDSGYTNPEESEHDFFNIGHTSTSIALAAGLAKARDLKKDKENIIAIIGDGSLSGGEAMEALNVAGEMNTNFIIIVNDNEMAIAETHGGMYKNLAELRESNGMAENNIFKAYGLDYIYEENGNDIQSMIALFEKVKDINHPIVLHIHTKKGLGYALAEENKEAWHWTLPFDRETGKPTISFGDGESYTDITIKYIIDKAKADKDFLVITPSMPGAIGLTPEVRAELGEQYLDVGIAEEAAVAIASGVAKNGAKPLVVTNMTFMQRAYDQISQDVCINNNPVTMLLNYSSFDGLTDVTHLGIFGLAAFTNIPNLVVLAPSSAEEYSNMLAWSVDQNEHPVMILVPGNQVTHRAADASYSTIDKYKVELSGEKVAILALGDFYQRGEALADTIKSEMGFTPTLINPRFASGVDKELLEKLKSNHQVIVTLEDGIVEGGFGQKIASFYGSSDTKVLNYGLDKEFYDRYNPEDLIKSVGMSTEQIVEDIKNIIK from the coding sequence ATGTATGAAATATTAAAAAATATAGATTCACCCGCTGATGTAAAGAAACTGTCAGCTGATGACTTAGAGAATCTAGCAGGAGAAATGCGTGAGGCACTTTTTAATAGGCTCACAAAGATTGGAGGTCACTTTGGACCAAACTTTGGAATGGTTGAGGCCACAATCGCTCTTCATTACGTATTCGATTCACCAAAGGACAAATTTGTATTTGATGTATCTCATCAAAGCTATCCGCATAAGCTTTTGACTGGAAGAAGAAATGGATATATTGATGATGCACGATTTACAGAGGATTCTGGCTACACTAATCCGGAGGAAAGTGAGCATGATTTCTTTAACATTGGACATACATCCACATCAATTGCACTTGCAGCAGGTCTTGCAAAGGCTAGAGACCTTAAGAAAGATAAGGAAAACATTATCGCTATTATAGGTGATGGTTCACTTTCAGGCGGTGAGGCAATGGAAGCATTGAATGTTGCCGGTGAGATGAACACAAACTTCATAATTATCGTTAATGATAATGAGATGGCTATTGCTGAAACTCACGGTGGAATGTATAAAAATCTTGCAGAATTACGTGAATCAAATGGCATGGCTGAAAACAATATTTTCAAGGCATATGGTTTAGATTACATTTATGAAGAAAATGGAAATGATATCCAGTCTATGATTGCTTTATTTGAAAAGGTAAAGGATATCAATCATCCAATCGTACTTCATATTCATACAAAGAAGGGCTTGGGCTATGCACTTGCGGAAGAAAATAAAGAAGCATGGCATTGGACTCTCCCATTTGATAGAGAAACAGGCAAGCCTACCATTAGCTTTGGAGATGGTGAAAGCTACACAGATATCACCATTAAATACATTATTGATAAGGCCAAAGCTGATAAGGACTTTTTAGTTATTACTCCATCTATGCCAGGAGCCATCGGTCTTACACCGGAAGTAAGAGCTGAGCTTGGAGAACAGTATTTAGATGTAGGAATTGCCGAGGAAGCAGCAGTTGCTATTGCATCTGGAGTTGCAAAGAACGGAGCAAAGCCACTTGTTGTCACAAACATGACATTTATGCAAAGAGCTTATGATCAAATCTCCCAGGATGTATGTATCAACAACAATCCTGTAACTATGCTCTTAAACTATTCATCATTTGATGGGCTTACAGATGTAACTCACCTAGGAATCTTTGGCTTGGCAGCATTTACAAATATTCCAAACCTTGTAGTGCTTGCTCCTTCATCTGCAGAAGAATATAGCAATATGCTAGCTTGGTCTGTAGATCAAAATGAGCATCCAGTAATGATTCTAGTTCCAGGAAATCAGGTTACACATAGAGCAGCAGACGCAAGCTATTCTACAATTGATAAATATAAAGTAGAGCTTAGCGGAGAGAAAGTTGCCATTCTTGCCTTAGGAGATTTCTATCAGCGCGGAGAAGCACTTGCTGATACAATCAAATCTGAAATGGGATTCACTCCAACATTAATCAATCCTAGATTTGCATCTGGCGTTGATAAGGAATTGCTTGAAAAACTCAAATCAAACCATCAGGTTATTGTCACACTTGAAGATGGCATAGTAGAAGGTGGCTTTGGTCAAAAAATTGCTTCATTCTATGGTTCTTCAGATACGAAGGTTTTAAACTATGGACTCGATAAGGAATTCTACGATAGATATAATCCAGAAGATTTGATTAAGAGTGTAGGAATGTCTACAGAACAGATAGTAGAGGATATAAAGAATATAATAAAGTAG
- a CDS encoding GNAT family N-acetyltransferase — translation MELIVKHFNELSTTELYEILKTRFEIFVTEQECIYPDLDDRDQDAFHVFCWNENNRVAACLRVFWKDEKEGIAQIGRVVTLEHGKGLGGKLLHKGVEVAVEKLNAKKIYLEAQEYAIGYYAKEGFKVVSDVFMEDGIPHVKMERES, via the coding sequence ATGGAATTAATAGTTAAACACTTCAACGAACTTTCAACCACAGAACTTTACGAGATTTTGAAAACAAGATTCGAAATTTTTGTCACAGAACAGGAATGCATTTATCCAGATTTAGATGATAGAGATCAGGATGCTTTTCATGTTTTCTGTTGGAATGAAAATAATAGAGTAGCAGCCTGTCTTAGAGTCTTTTGGAAAGATGAAAAAGAAGGTATAGCTCAGATAGGAAGAGTAGTAACTCTAGAGCATGGCAAGGGTCTTGGTGGCAAGCTACTTCATAAAGGTGTTGAAGTAGCAGTTGAAAAACTAAATGCAAAGAAGATTTATCTTGAAGCGCAGGAGTATGCTATAGGCTACTATGCTAAGGAAGGTTTTAAAGTTGTATCTGACGTATTTATGGAAGATGGAATCCCTCACGTAAAAATGGAAAGGGAGAGCTAA
- a CDS encoding FecCD family ABC transporter permease, with protein sequence MKQNNKIKTITLIGILLLFISVILSITYGAKSVGLSDVIDALLGRNLEDYNVNVVQARLPRTLFGIIAGASLSISGVLMQSITRNPIADPSILGVNTGASLFIVFGISFFNIQSKLSYIGLAFVGALLTSIFVYRLASLGYSGATPIKLAISGAAISTALSSLISIIVMPDSSVMTSFRFWQIGSIGGTSTDDILLLLPFTVLAIVVSFLLSDNLDTMLLSEETAIALGLNIGRTRILAALCGVLLCACTTALAGPISFIGLMIPHLIRSSIGSIHKPLIILSGIYGGAILIISDVLGRILGAPGELESGIMTALIGAPVFIYIIRKAKLQSL encoded by the coding sequence TTGAAGCAAAATAATAAGATTAAAACAATAACTTTAATAGGAATATTATTACTGTTTATATCAGTTATCTTGTCAATAACCTACGGAGCAAAATCCGTAGGTTTATCTGATGTTATAGATGCATTACTTGGCAGAAATCTTGAAGACTACAATGTGAATGTAGTTCAGGCACGACTACCTCGCACACTCTTTGGAATTATAGCTGGTGCGTCTCTTAGCATTTCTGGTGTATTGATGCAGTCTATTACCAGAAACCCAATAGCTGATCCAAGTATACTCGGGGTTAACACTGGTGCCTCCCTTTTTATAGTATTTGGAATATCATTTTTTAATATTCAATCCAAGCTATCATATATTGGACTTGCCTTTGTAGGGGCGCTCCTCACTTCCATATTTGTGTATCGTCTGGCAAGTCTTGGTTATAGTGGGGCCACGCCAATTAAGCTTGCTATTTCTGGGGCAGCTATTAGCACCGCTCTATCCAGTCTTATAAGCATAATTGTTATGCCAGATTCCAGTGTAATGACATCCTTCAGATTTTGGCAGATAGGCAGTATTGGCGGCACATCTACTGATGACATCTTATTGCTTCTCCCATTCACTGTTTTGGCTATCGTGGTGAGTTTTCTTCTATCAGACAATCTGGACACAATGCTTCTTTCAGAAGAAACTGCAATAGCTCTAGGACTAAACATTGGTCGTACTAGAATTTTGGCAGCTCTTTGTGGCGTATTATTATGTGCTTGCACCACAGCACTAGCAGGACCAATTAGCTTTATCGGTCTTATGATTCCTCATCTTATCCGCTCTTCTATTGGATCCATCCACAAACCACTTATTATTCTAAGTGGAATATATGGTGGTGCTATTCTTATTATCTCAGATGTGCTTGGACGAATCCTTGGCGCTCCAGGTGAATTGGAGTCTGGAATAATGACAGCACTTATTGGAGCTCCAGTATTTATTTACATTATTAGAAAGGCGAAGCTTCAGAGCTTATGA
- a CDS encoding MerR family transcriptional regulator, producing MYTIGQVSEMFNIPISTLRYYDKEGFFPNMERQSGIRKFSDAEISALHIIECLKCSGLEIKEIKQFMEMTTKGAETYEARKKLFETRRAAVEAEIAQLQKTLDMLKYKCWYYETAIKDGNEDGIKAMLPDNLPPEIQKLYDNGSGHTA from the coding sequence ATGTATACAATTGGCCAAGTTTCAGAAATGTTTAATATCCCTATTTCAACTTTGCGCTACTACGATAAGGAAGGTTTCTTTCCTAATATGGAGCGCCAGTCTGGAATAAGAAAGTTTTCAGATGCAGAAATTTCAGCATTACATATAATCGAATGTCTAAAATGTTCTGGCCTAGAAATTAAAGAAATCAAGCAATTCATGGAAATGACTACAAAGGGAGCTGAAACCTACGAAGCTAGAAAGAAGCTCTTTGAAACAAGGCGTGCCGCTGTAGAAGCTGAAATTGCGCAACTTCAAAAAACTCTAGATATGCTTAAATACAAATGCTGGTACTATGAAACTGCTATTAAAGATGGAAATGAAGATGGAATCAAAGCCATGCTTCCTGACAATCTTCCACCTGAGATTCAAAAGCTTTATGACAACGGAAGCGGACACACAGCCTAA
- a CDS encoding IS256 family transposase yields MTEGKKAVIQGLLNEYDIHTAEDIQDALKDLLSGTIQSMLESEMNEHLGYEKYARDEEPNYRNGTKSKTVRSKYGEFEVDVPQDRNSTFEPAIVKKRQKDISGIEEQVIAMYAKGMTTTQISEMIESIYGFEISEGLVSDITDKLMPQIEDWQNRPLSAVYPIIFIDAIHFSVRNDGIVSKLAAYVVLGINEDGMKEVLSIEVGENESSKYWLGVLNSLKNRGVQDILILCSDGLAGLKEAIQAAFPNTEHQRCIVHMVRNTLKYVANKDMKAFAKDLKTIYTAPDEKTALKRLDEVTKKWESLYPHAMNRWHDNWDVITPIFKFSMDVRTAFYTTNAIESLNSCYRRLNKQRSVFPSSQALIKALYLATFEATKKWTMPIRNWGKVRGELSIMYPGRLSD; encoded by the coding sequence ATGACCGAAGGAAAGAAGGCTGTAATCCAAGGACTACTTAACGAGTATGATATCCATACAGCAGAGGACATTCAGGATGCCCTCAAGGATCTTCTTTCAGGAACAATTCAATCTATGCTCGAATCTGAGATGAATGAGCATCTAGGCTATGAGAAGTATGCTCGTGATGAAGAACCTAATTACCGCAATGGTACAAAGTCTAAGACTGTAAGAAGTAAATATGGTGAGTTTGAGGTAGATGTACCACAGGATAGAAACAGCACATTTGAACCTGCTATCGTGAAGAAAAGACAGAAAGACATCTCTGGCATCGAAGAACAGGTCATTGCTATGTATGCCAAGGGAATGACTACTACTCAGATTTCTGAAATGATTGAATCAATCTATGGATTTGAAATCAGCGAAGGCTTAGTTTCTGATATCACGGACAAACTAATGCCACAGATTGAGGATTGGCAGAATCGTCCTTTATCAGCTGTTTATCCAATCATTTTCATTGATGCTATCCATTTTTCAGTACGCAATGATGGAATTGTAAGCAAGCTTGCAGCTTATGTTGTTCTTGGAATCAATGAAGATGGGATGAAGGAAGTTCTTTCCATCGAGGTTGGCGAAAATGAAAGTAGTAAATATTGGCTTGGTGTTTTGAACAGCCTTAAGAACCGTGGAGTTCAGGATATCCTAATTCTTTGCTCTGATGGTCTTGCTGGTTTAAAAGAAGCTATCCAAGCTGCTTTCCCTAACACAGAGCATCAGCGTTGTATTGTTCACATGGTCAGAAATACCCTTAAGTATGTCGCTAACAAGGACATGAAGGCTTTTGCTAAAGACCTTAAGACAATCTACACAGCACCTGATGAAAAGACAGCTCTCAAGCGTTTAGATGAAGTGACCAAGAAATGGGAGTCGCTGTATCCACATGCTATGAATCGCTGGCATGATAACTGGGATGTCATTACTCCAATTTTCAAATTCTCTATGGATGTTAGAACTGCATTCTACACAACAAATGCCATAGAAAGTCTAAATTCATGCTACCGAAGATTGAACAAGCAGAGGAGCGTTTTCCCAAGCTCGCAAGCTCTGATAAAAGCTTTATATCTGGCGACTTTCGAAGCCACCAAAAAATGGACAATGCCAATCAGAAACTGGGGTAAGGTTCGAGGCGAGCTTTCTATCATGTATCCTGGCAGACTTTCAGACTAA
- a CDS encoding DUF4186 domain-containing protein, protein MNKEEWYAQLFERLGHSKFRTSFKLKQKDIDYINERGLDTIKEHAKDFIAKREAPAVIPNDGKQTPTKGHPVFIAQHATATCCRECIRKWHKIKPGRELSQNQQDYLVDVIMTWIEKELESNGEKREEEESKD, encoded by the coding sequence ATGAATAAAGAAGAGTGGTACGCCCAGCTGTTTGAACGGCTGGGTCATTCTAAATTTAGGACTAGCTTCAAACTAAAACAAAAAGATATTGATTACATAAATGAAAGAGGGTTAGATACCATCAAAGAGCATGCAAAAGACTTCATAGCAAAGCGTGAAGCTCCTGCAGTAATTCCAAATGATGGAAAACAAACTCCAACTAAAGGACATCCTGTATTTATAGCCCAACATGCAACGGCTACTTGCTGCAGAGAATGTATCCGTAAATGGCATAAGATTAAGCCAGGCAGAGAACTAAGCCAAAATCAACAGGATTATCTTGTAGATGTAATCATGACCTGGATTGAGAAGGAATTAGAGTCTAATGGGGAGAAGAGAGAAGAAGAGGAATCTAAAGACTGA
- a CDS encoding HNH endonuclease yields the protein MGRREKKRNLKTEVWKKTDGICAICGKKIPKNKQTIDHFLPKYHGGTDDFRNLVPLCKTCNKRKGSRIIDMHYLTPETRKQIEEYQRSLL from the coding sequence ATGGGGAGAAGAGAGAAGAAGAGGAATCTAAAGACTGAGGTTTGGAAGAAAACCGATGGAATTTGCGCCATATGTGGCAAAAAAATTCCTAAGAACAAACAAACCATAGATCACTTTCTTCCTAAATATCACGGTGGCACCGATGATTTTAGAAATCTCGTCCCACTATGTAAGACTTGTAATAAAAGAAAAGGCTCTAGGATAATTGATATGCATTATCTTACGCCTGAAACTAGAAAACAAATAGAAGAATATCAAAGGAGTCTTTTATAA
- a CDS encoding GNAT family N-acetyltransferase, with the protein MSFQLLLLDEADFPVFKHDMQEAFQLGAAEWEENLEEEILPESHIDKSLNTKGSIAYKAIVDGKLVGGAIVVINGTHGHLDFLYVKSGIQSKGVGQQIWNAIESKHPDVILWETCTPYFDTRNLHFYINRCGFSAVEFYNPKHIDPNAPEGDDGKDLFFRFEKKLTR; encoded by the coding sequence ATGAGTTTTCAACTATTACTATTAGACGAGGCAGATTTTCCTGTATTTAAACATGATATGCAGGAAGCATTTCAACTAGGGGCTGCAGAATGGGAAGAAAACCTGGAAGAGGAAATACTACCAGAGTCACATATTGATAAATCTTTGAATACTAAGGGTTCCATCGCATATAAGGCAATTGTTGATGGAAAGCTTGTAGGTGGAGCCATTGTTGTTATTAATGGAACTCATGGACACTTAGATTTCTTGTATGTGAAAAGCGGCATCCAAAGTAAGGGAGTTGGCCAGCAGATTTGGAATGCTATAGAATCAAAACATCCAGACGTTATACTTTGGGAAACCTGCACTCCATATTTTGATACTAGGAATCTGCATTTTTATATCAACAGATGCGGTTTTTCAGCAGTAGAGTTTTACAATCCAAAGCACATTGATCCAAATGCTCCTGAAGGAGATGATGGTAAAGATTTGTTCTTTCGATTTGAAAAGAAACTAACTAGATAA
- a CDS encoding helix-turn-helix domain-containing protein, producing the protein MKSEIAHSSTEYQKLFHKLARIKYVNEEDGFTIYKNDSLGTIVSYGNPDTIQCGIGDYLIEDDFSIEYQYDTQFLHFGIIYAGVTYSVKDGDIIAQSIPSSFMSLEKMDRGIGAWRAKQHFKGIEFSINYDYLVNSLLPSIGRSISEFNFFRINTKYTILIPEITAVLSKLEGYMQNRIMTEHIAQAAAVELVELLLSPPSRKLFSAEGDKSLRTIKAGARDIKINSEDLRKINQVHEIIMSSAYEFKTIPMLAQEVGISEQKLKYGFLDYYKQTIWDFQNNIRMSRAAWLILNDSDTVEEISKAVGYHSQTAFYNAFKKWCGLSPGAFKKLQKSHRESL; encoded by the coding sequence ATGAAAAGTGAAATCGCACATTCATCAACTGAATATCAGAAGTTGTTTCATAAGCTCGCAAGGATTAAATATGTGAACGAGGAAGATGGCTTTACAATCTATAAAAACGATTCATTGGGAACGATAGTAAGCTATGGAAATCCTGATACAATCCAATGCGGGATTGGTGACTATTTAATAGAGGATGATTTTTCTATTGAATATCAGTATGACACTCAGTTTTTGCATTTTGGAATTATTTATGCAGGAGTGACGTATTCTGTTAAAGATGGGGATATAATAGCTCAGTCAATTCCATCGTCATTTATGTCCTTAGAAAAAATGGATAGAGGAATAGGTGCATGGAGGGCAAAGCAACATTTTAAAGGAATAGAATTTTCTATTAACTACGATTATTTGGTGAATAGTCTTTTACCTTCTATTGGCAGGAGCATTTCCGAGTTTAATTTTTTTAGAATTAACACCAAATATACAATCTTGATACCAGAGATTACTGCCGTTTTGTCCAAACTGGAAGGGTATATGCAAAATAGGATTATGACAGAGCATATAGCCCAGGCAGCGGCTGTGGAGCTTGTAGAACTACTTCTTAGTCCACCATCACGAAAGCTTTTCAGCGCAGAAGGGGATAAAAGCCTGCGCACTATCAAAGCTGGGGCCAGAGACATAAAGATTAATTCAGAAGATTTGCGCAAGATAAATCAGGTTCATGAGATAATTATGTCTTCGGCATATGAATTTAAAACTATTCCCATGTTGGCGCAGGAAGTGGGTATAAGTGAGCAAAAGCTGAAGTATGGTTTTTTAGATTATTACAAACAGACTATTTGGGATTTTCAAAATAATATTAGGATGAGTAGAGCGGCATGGCTCATTTTAAACGATTCGGATACCGTTGAAGAAATATCAAAAGCAGTCGGCTATCATAGCCAAACTGCTTTCTATAATGCATTTAAAAAATGGTGTGGTTTATCCCCAGGAGCCTTTAAGAAACTCCAGAAATCTCATCGTGAGAGCTTATAG